The Panicum virgatum strain AP13 chromosome 3N, P.virgatum_v5, whole genome shotgun sequence genome includes the window CTCGACAAGCCAATATCACAGTTCTGAACTCCAGGACTCCAGTTACAAGTTGTTGGAGACATGCAGCCACCAGGACTGAATCAACAAGGGCAAGGCCATTGTTTTCTGGGTCAAGTAAGTGTTTCTTTTCTGAATCTGCACACTGGTGGAAGGTAATTATTAGTGCTCAATCCAATACCATACCGTTTAGGCTGGCATTTAAGATTCATATCCTAAGGCCATCTCAATATCTTTTTCTTCATTGCATACTACTAGTAGGGTGCCCGTGCGGCACACACGTGTTTGAAGAATAATATTGtaaacatatttttttaaaactaattatatggtCAAATTAAGCAATGAGATTTTAGTAGTGGCTAAAAATAAACAAATATAAAATTATGATATGTACTTTTCCTCACGAAATTATGAAAAACATATTACTACAAACCAGGGTCATATGTACTTTTCCTCACGAAATTATCATTTCTATGGAGCCACGCATCACTATCATCGGAGGCAACACCAATATCACTTATATCACTAAAACTGATACTGGACATCATGTTTTCATCATGAACAGAAGCTGGAATCACTGGAGACAGATATATATACTCTgagtaaaatataaaaatacacTACTACAGATATTCAGGCCTTAAAAAATAGTATTACTACATGGCAAACTATCTCTAGGATGATTATCAGTTTAAGCAAGTGTTGCTTCAGTTTAAGCAGGCGTTGGGGCCAAGCAATGTTCACGCTCCGCATCCATTTTCATAAATGTATCTAATTTGACATGATTATAATTCTGAACTAGTAGGGTGCACGTGCGGCACGCACGTGTTTGAAGAATAATattgtaaaaatatttttttaaaaactaaTTATATGGTCAAATTAAGCAATGAGATTTTAGTAGTGGCTAAAAATAAACAAAtacaaaatataaaattatCATATGTACTTTTCCTCACGAAATTATGAAAAACATATTACTACAAACTAGGGTCATATGTACTTTTCCTCACGAAATTATCATTTCTATGGAGCCACGCATCACTATCATCGGAGGCAACACCAATATCATTTATATCACTAAAACTGATACTGGACATCATGTTTTCATCATGAACAGAAGCTGGTATCACTGGAGAAAGATATATATACTCTgagtaaaatataaaaatacacTACTACAGATATTCAGGCCTTAAAAAATAGTATTACCACATGGCAAACTATCTCTAGGATAATTATCAGTTTGAGCAAGTGTTGCTTCAGTTGTTATGACAACGGAAGCAGGTGTTGGGGCCAAGCAACGTTCACGCTCCGCATCCATTTTCATAAATGTATCTAATTTGACACGATTATAATTCTGAATGTCAAAGTCTAAATTTTGTGTTTTACCTTTCCAACGTTTATAATTCTCTCTCGCCATTGCACGcttcctctccttctcctcctcaggTAAACTGACATATTTCTGACGCCTCATCTGACGCGGTTGTTCAATAGGATCAATATTCTTTTCACCTGCATCGAAAGTAAAATAATGAGTACAAGTAAAACCAATCATATATAGCCACATATGCATATTACCGTACCAATTTGATAAGTATTGAATCGTCCATGTTTTTCTGTTTTCGTTTGGTTAGTAACATTAGCAAGGGGAGTCGATCGATCCATCTTGTTAACATGAGATGAACTACTTGGCGAAACTACGACAACAAGCATCTTGAATAATTATTGATGGAAGAATAATAATATAGCAAAGATATAGCCAATTTACGTTAATGCACTCACCTGGATTTTTTTTGCTGTACAGTGGGATATTTGAGTTTTGGATGAAAATGTAAAGAAAAGACCCCTTCTGTCCCTAGATACGATGATCCCTGTGATAAAGACAATTACTTTGCTATGTAAGCAAAAGTATGTAAACATCTATTCTCACAAACCTGATGTTGTATGTTAAAATTGgataagtaattaaaatattcaaaaatcTGGATATTGCATATGCAAATCAGCACTATAGGAATCACTGACTATGCAGAAAGAAAGTACCTCTTGCATACTATAATTATAGAATCCTAGAGATCCAAGACAAATTAATATTGAAAGAGTAATCTAAGGGGAACTGAATCTGCAGGTTTGCAAATCATACTTGACTGTGGCTTGCCAACTCTGCTATAACCCGCTCCTGATGGATGATTGGATGCTGCCGTAAACGCCCAGCCATCTCAATGCCAGCGATCAATATGGCGTCTGTCTACTGTCTAGCATTGTGTCGTTGCACCCTTCACATGCCACACCTGCACGCATCCTGCATCCATGCATGCCGGGGTGCCATGAAGACAACAGTTAGGGAttgcaagaaaaaaaagttgATTTTGATCTCTACATCTTGGATGGAAATGCAAATGAAAAGGGCAACAACAAGCAACCAACCTGAGAGAGGACGCGAGGGAATAAATCTTTATCAATTGGAAACAGGAGATCGGGGAGGAGGCCTTTGGGCAATCAGGGAGATGACTGCACATCGATCGCAGGCTCGCGACAAGGTCGGCGTCCAGGTGCTATGGCACTTGGCAGGTAGGACACGGCGAGGACCCCGAGGaagtcgcggcggcggcgacggcgaggccggaGGACCCCGCGgggcgcggcgcgccggccaTCGGCCATCGGCTTCAGCAcggtgacggcgacggcggcggcaagggcgaagaggaccctgaggcgtcgcagcggcggcggtgggttcTCCAGTCCCTGAGCAGGTGCGCAGCGTACGCCCTATGCGCGGAATAATTTCCTTATTTTCTTGTCCGTTGATTGCTTGAATGGAAAGAAAAAATTAATGGGGCTGggaattgggaactaaagaagGAAATAATTTTGGGTATAGGTGGGCGGGTAAGCAAAAGGATTGGTGAAAAAAGTTGTGTTAAAAAGGCAGAACCATTTTAGAAATGTCCGTTTTCATCAACATCTCAAAACTTTTGCATTCACCGGCCTGACAAGTGGACCCGGCTGTGAGGGGTATGGGGAAATATTTGAAGTGAATGTGATTTTCAATTGTTTAGGATTCTTATAGTATAGATAAGCAAAGAAATCAAGCATTCATTTACCTGGATATGCATATTGATTGTTATTAATTAATTGATACTAAATCACACAGCAACATGGATACGAATCCAATTGTAGATAGTATAGACGACACACAGACGAAACCTGATTCATGTATTTAAGTGACGCCCCGTCTCCTGATCTTGCATTGGCCTTGGCCGCAGGAGCCCCAAAACGTAGCAttgtgaagaaaaaaaacaaaccaCCACCGGTCGAATCCAAAAGCACAGCTACCGCGCAAGCCTATCGTCATGACGGCGTGcagcctcctcgtcctcgccgccgccgccgtggcttgCGCCGTCGTCGTCTCGCCAGCGGCCGCGGGGCCCTACCTCTGCCCGTGGCGAACGGTAGCTCACGTCGACGACCCGTTCATCCAGAGCCTCGGCAAGTGGGCGGTGGAGCAGAGTGGCGCCGGGCTCGCCTTCGACAAGGTGGAGAGCGCCAGGGCGCAGGGTGTCGGCGAGTGCACCAGCATGACCCGCAACTACGACCTCGTTATCGACGCGTCgaaccgcgccggcgccggggacgaCAAGTACAGGGCGGGGGTGTTCGTGACGTACATGACCCAGCCGCAAAAACTTCTCTTCTTTGAGCGCATCCATGCGTAGTTATTTTTGCCTTTAAACCATGATGAATTTGGGGCGAATCTATAGTTGTATCGTTGTTTTTTCGTACGTTCTAAATACTTGCAATAATAATAGCAAAAGTTCAAATAAACCCCCTTCTAATTGCTGATATGATAGCCATCCGTCATGGGATCCCCGCTGATCTCGAAGTCACCATCCATCATGAACTCCAGATCCTGAAGAGCCACACTATTTCTAGGCTGATCAAAGCTATCAGCGTAAAGGCAATCCTCCTCAAGAACTCCAATCTCGTTCGCTACGAGACGGCTGTGTAGAATGGTTGAAACAACAATGCAGGATTCAGTTCCTCGTCGCAGGGGTCTTCTCCGCAAACCATCTTCTCCAACTCCACCTGGCGCCCATGGAACTCTTCCTCGATCGGGTGCACGATCCTAATCCCCACAAAATCGCAGTAGAGGGCTAGAGGCAGCGGATCCGATCTGCCAACATGCAACCTAATTAACATAATTAACAAGACATCTCGTAGATTAATTGCACACTGAACTtgtgatgaaaaaaaaatcatggaaaCGCAGGCAGCAGCAAACGATCCTGGTTAGAACTAGGGTTTTGAATTTCGTTTGTCAAAAAATTTCGGACATGGCCGAAATCACCGAATttcgcgaaatttcggccgaaattcatttttagactatttttaaaaatacttttaaatatatttaaattattattttcgaaattttcaaatttcgGAGGGAGGCGAAATCAGCAAATTTTGCGAAATTTCGCCAAAAATGTTGAACACTGGTTAGAACATGTACCTGAGCATGGTGGCGGCGCCATGACCGGGCAGCACATGGAATGTGTTccaccttcgtcttcgtcgTCGTTGCTCAGTTCAGCAAAGAAAAGCACCGGAGCTGCACCACCTCTGAGGGTTGCCAAGAAATTGACATGGGAGCGACAGCATTTGTGGGGAGCAAATCTGGAATCATCCGGACAGAAGACAGGCCCAGACACCTCATCATTCACACCACATATGACATGGAGCTCGTACATGGGTGCGTGAGAGCTCAATGCCGCCACGACCTTCTTGGAGATTCTTGTGTGCCTACGCCGATACGCTTCAAGCGGGAACGGGGGAAGCGGCTGCGGCTCGCTGCAGGAGGGTTTGGGAGACAGCAACCTGGCCAGCTCGTGAACATCTTCGGAGGAGAGCTGGCTGCTACACTGCAGCAGTGATAGGCCCTGCAGACCCCAGCCTCTGCTTACACCACGTGAGAATGTTCACCTGAGCATCCGGGTAGGGGTGACACGCAGCGATGGCAGCAGCCTTGAAGGCTTCCTCCACTCCGGTGACCTCGCGTCTGAGCCTCGGCCTTGTGTTCCTCCCACACTTCTCTGCTTCCATGTTCTGGAGCTGGAAGCAGCGTCGCCGGCATCGAGGTCTGGGTCGGCAAGCAGCAGGCTGGCATCGGTGTCGAGCAGGCAGCGCGTGGCGTGGTGGAAGTCTAGGTGGTTGTAGCGGGTGCAGAGGAAGGAGATGAGGCCGTACATGGAGCGGGCCGAGGCTCCGCGTGCTGACCATGTCTAGCTCCAGCTCATGGGTCCGTGGGAACTCGTCCTCGTACCAGATGGTGTTGACGATGATGTTGGAGACGGGGTCGAGCGGGCCGTAGCAGTGGCCGGCCCTGAGCAGGCTGCGGTGGAAGCGGGAGcgcagctcgccggccggcagccGGGCGAGTGCCTGCAGGTACAAGGAATGGACCGTGTCCAAGAGCGCTCGCGTCATGCTGGTGTTCTGGTACGGCACGCTGCGGGGGtgagggcgacggcgacgagtcGTCGCGAGCTAATGCCACGCCCTCAGCAGCTCTCCGAGGCGgttgccggccggcggcggcatcggtcCGTCGAGCAGCTTGGCGAGATTGTGGAGGCTGGAGGAAGGTGACCGCTGGCGCACCTTGGCGACGAGGCGCACGGCCTCGTCCAGGTGGCTGGAGAAGGTCAGCCACGCGCTGACGAGGCCGTCCGGGTCGTGGTGccgggcggcgagcgcggcgcacCTGAGGGCCATCCTGAGCGCCTTCTCGGTGGCTGTGCGGGTGGCGACGAGGAggtcggcgtcggcgaggaGCACACTACTACAATAAGAGCGTTTAAAGGGGCGGCTAAAAAGTTATTTTTAGAAACGGGTACAGCACCCGCTTTTATTTTCTGCAGCTAAAAATACTATTTGTAGGAGTGGGTACATCACCCATCTCTAAAAATTCATTTTTAGAGACGGGTCATACCCTCATCTGCCCCTGAAAATCTATTTCTAATGGCGGGTGAGGACATGACCTGCCTTAGAAAGAAATGGATTTTTTAGAACGGGTCACGGGGTCACCTACCACTGCAAATtgaataaaaaacaaaaaaaaatgagcgGCAACAGGTGCTgtggggcgccggcgccgctgtgCGCCGCGGCCCCGCGCTGTCGCCGTGCGCCGAGCCGCTGCTGTGCACCAGCGCCCCGCAACGCTGCACGCCCGCGGGCCACGCCGAGCAGATTCTTAGATGAAATCCTCCTTAGCAGGGGAATAACTCCATAGTCCTTGCTCTGAAGACGCCGTATCGATGCGACGACGttgtcttcttcctcgccgACCCAAGGGACGGCTTCCAAGTACTCCAGGCATGACTTGACGCATCCATGGAAGCCAAGCACCTCGGCAACCTGCGAAATGGTCGAGATTCCTTCCAATGGGGTGAAGATTGCAGAAACGATAAAAGACGCTGCGATGGATTTGCAAAGCTATAATGGTTTTGGGAGCTGGTCTTCGTCACCTTCATGATGCGGAGGACGCGGGGGAGGCTCTGCTTGAGCAGCCGGTGCTTGGCCTCGTCGCAGTACATGAGGCCGACAGTCTCGACGTAGATCTCCGCGTCGTCGCAGTCGTGGATCTCCacgcacggcgccggcgggccgTGGCCGCTGGCGAGCCACGCCGCGAAGAAGCCGGCGCAGTCGCTGGTCTCCGGCCGCCCGAACCCGACACAGATCTTGTGCTGCGGCTCCTGCTGCCCCCGCCGTGCGTTGCGCCGCCGAGGCAGCGCTGCAGAGGCTGGGGAGGAGAAATGCGGTGCGTGTGGCCGGGAGTggaagagatggaagaggacCAAGAGAGAGAGGTGGTGCGTGTGGTGTTGGtgctgtctttttttttaaagataaGGTGTGTACATGCTGCTCCTTGAAAATAATGCtctatttttagaggcgggtaatgacgtcacccgcccctacaaataataTTTGTAGAGATGAGTGACGCCATTATCCGTCTTTGAAAATGGTGGCCCCTAAAGATGAATTTTCAAGGACGGGTCTAATGCTACAATAGCGCCACTCCTTTTCTAGGAACATGAAATATTTAGATCCGcccctgaaaaaaaaagacgGTCATTGCTACAAATCGTGGTAGTGACAAGTAGCGCTTGGTCTCGGAGTCGGCAAGGTACGGAAAGAATCGTGTGAGGAAGGTCACCATGCCGACCATGGACCGGCGCTCCAGGTCCTCGAGCTCCGCTCCTTCGAGGACCCCGGCTGCTGGGCTGCACCGCGGGCAGGGGCCGAGGGTGTTGACGACGATGTTGGAGGCAGGGTCGAGCAGGCTGAAGCAGAAGCCGCCGGCTAGGATGCGCATCGCCAGCGGGCACCTCGCCTTCCTGCTCACCGTGAGGCGCTCGAGCGCCTTGCAGTAGGCGTTGTGGATCGCGGCCAGGAGACACGATCTGTGGTTGGCCCTTTCCTGGGGCGGCGCGGGCACCTCGCCTTCCTGCTCACCGTGAGGCCTCCGTCGAGCGATTCGCCTCCTCGCCCTCGCTCCGGAATGGATTAATAGGACAAATCTATAAAACCTATATATGTGATCCCCACTACAAGTCATTAACTATGATTTATCTGTAACCACATTAAGCCACATCATCAATTTTGTTTCAGCCGTCTGATCTTAAGCACACAATTAGATCATGGCCATACGATCTGCCTAGCAATAATGAGAAGTGGAAAGTGCCTCCCCCACTAAACTAACAATTATGCATCCACCACTAAACTAGCACTCATGAGCAGTAGGAACACTCATGAGCAGTAGGAATTAACTGTCTCCACCACTAAATCTTAAAGGTCCGTCCATTTATCTTCTTTTCATTCACTGGAGTGTATATATTTATTCTCCCAGGCAGGCCACTTCAACTCGGTAACTCCCTTCGCATTTCTCTTCTTAGATGATCTCTTCCTCCCGATAAAAAGGCAACGGCTGCGACAACACCAGCTGCCGCCGGAGGCCCCTGGGGCAAGGACCGGCGCGGAGACTGCCCCTACTGCTGCTGGGAAGACCAGTAACAGTGATGGCCTCCTGCTGTTGCATGCACCGTCCACAAATTAACTAATTTACTCAGCTGTTTTGTGTCGGCACACGCCGCTCTCCTGGGTAGCACGACTACGCGAGCAAGGGCCCGCGACGGCGACAAGGCGCTGCCGCTGGGCAGCAGTGagtgtggcggtggcggtggcgctggaCTGGTGGAGAAAGCCGGTGGTCGATGGTTGCTGCTCGAGGCAGGACGACCGAGGTGGGACGGACCTGGGAAGCCTGGCCTTGGTGGAGACGTGCAACGCAGCATCTGTTCTGCTCGAGTAACCCAAAGCAGTAGAGTGCTTCGATGCTTGAGCACAAAATATTTGTAATCCAAAACATGACTCACATAGTTTTAATGTAATATGTACATATGTATCATTTATATCAAATTATTTTCATCCAAGCACTACATATTTGGTTGATTCACAGAGTTTTACAAATCTTAATTTCATCACTTTCTTGCTCTACCAGTACTAATATATTTCTCGATCTATATGTATCTTTACTCAACTAATGTTGTTTCTCTCTATTTGTTAGCAGATGGTGACATGTAGCTATTAATATAcatataattttatttatttataccttcattatatatatatatatatatatatatatatatatatatatatatatatattgtcggtcgaaacccaccggtgagcagcgacaggcaacacgaagagccgggaggtcgccggggcgctggcagtcactgctccctcgtcgacggcccgcaattccgtcacgcgcccggagattccgtagaaagccgggcgtgccacctgacctatacccgatcaggagggtgcgaacgtgctccaaacaattttctgcgtacaaagacacgtgtaaacataagtccgagccgttgtcggctccccgggacgactcttgtaTCGGCTTCAAAGagtcgatcgagtcccggtgtcagattggatctgtttgcatccgaaTGTtgttgaataaagcaaataactataaaactgcttcaattaaatctaattaatctaatccacgacggcaaaaagcttcactgttagatcggaacatcctacacgtgattgggcctaataaacgtagcAGATAGCTAAACTATAACCCAAAACataggcctaagaactagcaagagccgattcccggaacaatccctatcaaggctaaaataaagcatctaatacgccaccggatcatccaacccgtttgcaaggcctaatctaacagatattacgccaactcttaagggTAAGAGCAAACCacaacagatcagatctactaaatataaaagaagcagTGTGTTGCCTtcacgcagctaactctatgcaacgagagttagtataagatgataacatgattgcgtaaagacaacatgatattagTAGACAATTAGCAATAAAAGCACAacaaatctactaaaagccatgctacgaacatcaggataactagcattactcgccataaaaaacatttcagtacgagtaataccaaggtaaaagcaagaacaacgctgccctgatcgcaagaagcgatcagggcaacatAGCGCTTActtagatgaaaccctaggattaggggtggcgatgcgccgagattgttgtttgtgagacgtgatgacgcgcttcttatgaataacatagggtacatatttatagtccggagacttgggaaacaatctaaactaatcttgtcccgatcggactctatctctaatcttgaactaaatctaaggatacatgacccatgtggcccagatgatcacgcaggagccgatttacaagccttcttaatcttctgctttgagcccatcttgctttcggcccaatTTATGAcgataactatatatatatacattaatgtgaattttgttattttatttgattAGTAAAAGGTCTATTTTATAATATGAATGGGTTGTTAGATGTTGACGCATATGTACCGCTACCAAGATTACATCTCTAAACCACGATTATCACTATGTGTCAAAGCAACATTTTATCTATTTTTATATGAATAGTAGTTCTATTTTATAAATTTCATTTATATGTTCATTAGCTCTATGATAAGTTTCTTTTATTCATCATATTTTCGGCAAATTCGAACTAAGTACTATATTGCATATTCTCCTTACTCttgtatttaaaaatattttatattatttagtTATAATTTATCAAAAAGTTTCCttaaatcccgcagcaacgcgcggaaAAATCACCTAATAATAAATAGGTTCGCCTGCCGGCTGCTTCGTATCTGATTCGAATCTGCCCTGCATACCCTGGTTTGAATCGGTAACGAATTTTAAAGTAGAATAATCCATACGCGTCCATCCTCGCATTCATCAGAGCATGTATGATTTTTTGAACTGCATAATGTACATTAGAAAAAACGCATATGCTTCTCGTTAAAGCTGAGTGTACAATTTTTTATTGGACCCGGCTGACATACGTACAGCCGCTCCATTTTGGGAAAGGGGTTCAACGCTGGGATTGCTTTTTCTAGCAAAATTTTCAGATGTCCCTCTCTAGTTCTACAcgcacgcaaaaaaaaaaggttcgcTGGCCCAGGCGGACCCACCACCTCTCTCCACGACTCATCCACAAACCATAAGGAAAAGCTCCGGTTAAGGTTGAAGCGAACAAGGCATAAATAGCGAGATGGTATGACGATAGGTTCCAAAGATCAGAAATATGGTAAATGATCTCCCACGAGGGAAGGGCCCGATCGGATGCGTGAGCCGATTATCCATGACTTAAATGGGTTGCTTCATGGCAGATGCGTGGAGGTGGTTCGCGCGAGCTCGCTTCTCCGTGGTGAGCTCGCTCGAGTCGTCGATGAAGAggaaggcggtggaggtggtTCGGGCCGCTGGCGGTGGGCACGGCAGGGGTGGAGATGAGTGGGGAGGTGGTATGATGCTGACTTGGATCTCTTTTAAAAATGGAAAATTCAGGTTTTTGCTAGTATGTTGGTTAGCTTTCAGTTTTTGAAGCTTTATAATTTTTACCTACCCTCCAACTCTCTCTTTTTAGCTAGTATTATACCtagtctcttggagatgctctaactgaTTATTGTGAAATATCAATGATATTGTTAGAACTTCTCCACAATCACGCAAATATTGATATGTAACTAATTCGTATATGATGCGGTGCATACATATAAAATTATGAAGCGTGATTGATTGAACCAACAGTAATTTTATGTGCAGAGCATACATTTGTTTGACGTATTTTTGTCATGATAAATTCAAATGTCATGGGTTAAGCTCAAGTGTTTTAccaagaagcaagaagcttGCATGGGCTAGCTTCCCGTACGAGCATGGTTCCAAAATACACTTCCTCGTATATTTTATTTACCAAGTGCTGCTACACGCATGATAAGCTGCCAACCAATAGCTATCCATACAGTCCAGTACGGATTAGCCGGAAGCTTCGAGAAGCTCCTCATCACGTGGCACTTTGATTGGTTGGTGACGAATCTAAGTATATCTCGTGCGGCTTACTCGGAAGGATTGCAACAGAATTGTAGCGGCACACGACGCGCAGCCTGCTGCTCACCATAACCTAATCCCTGCCTATATAAAGTCCCCAGGGGCTCACGCCGGAGGTCTTCTTTTTCTCCACGAGAGCAGCCAGGGGAAGGAGCCGGGGGCCAAGGCGTGCCTCCAGCCGGAGCCCGGAGATGCTGACGCCGACGCCGTGCACCTCCTGCTCGCCTTGACGAGTGGAGAAGCCAAGAAGGCGGGCGTGCTCGTCCATCGCCGTCGAAGTCAAACATGCGGCGGCCGCACTAGAGTTGAGAGATCGCCGGCCGTCGTCGAGCTCGTCGTCCATCATCAGATCGCCTGCCGCCATCAAGCTCGCCGTCTCAGACCACCGGCGACTTCCTTGGTGAGATTCTTATTGTTGTTTAAGTGATCTCTGTTTTCACCATGGCCGGAGCACGGAGCAGCCGCCACTGGCACCCGAGACGAATTTCTCACGGAGGAGCGGGAGTTCGACCATTAGGACCCTGCTCGAGCAGCGCCGCCTTGCCTCTTGTCATCCACATCTACCTAGGCTTGTTGAACACGCAGATGAGATTGCTGTGGTCAGATCCATCTACTTCATCGATCAAGAATCCATCTACAAGACGACGCAAGAAGAGTAGAAACAGAGGAGAGATAAAGAGATCACACCTGCACCTTCGTGTGCTGATCATCCTCGTCCAAGTCTACAC containing:
- the LOC120663714 gene encoding BTB/POZ domain-containing protein At3g50780-like, whose product is MYCDEAKHRLLKQSLPRVLRIMKVAEVLGFHGCVKSCLEYLEAVPWVGEEEDNVVASIRRLQSKDYGVIPLLRRISSKNLLGVARGRAALRGAGAQQRLGARRQRGAAAHSGAGAPQHLLPLIFFCFLFNLQW